A window of the Mus pahari chromosome 1, PAHARI_EIJ_v1.1, whole genome shotgun sequence genome harbors these coding sequences:
- the Rnaseh2c gene encoding ribonuclease H2 subunit C, giving the protein MKNPEEAADGKQRIHLRPGSLRGAAPAKLHLLPCDVLVSRPAPVDRFFTPAVRHDADGLQVSFRGRGLRGEEVAVPPGFAGFVMVTEEKGEGLIGKLNFSGDAEDKADEALERDFDRLIGATGSFSHFTLWGLETVPGPDAKVHRALGWPSLAAAIHAQVPED; this is encoded by the exons ATGAAGAACCCGGAGGAAGCGGCGGACGGGAAGCAGCGTATTCACCTGCGCCCTGGCTCGCTGCGTGGCGCCGCACCGGCTAAGCTGCACCTCCTGCCCTGCGATGTTCTGGTCAGCCGGCCCGCCCCGGTGGATCGCTTCTTCACGCCCGCCGTCCGCCACGATGCAGACG GGCTACAGGTGTCCTTTCGCGGTCGCGGCCTGCGGGGCGAGGAGGTAGCTGTGCCGCCAGGGTTTGCGGGATTCGTGATGGTGacggaggagaagggagaggggctgATAGGGAAGCTGAACTTCTCAGGGGACGCGGAGGACAAAGCGGATGAGGCGCTGGAGCGGGACTTC GATCGCCTTATTGGGGCCACCGGCAGCTTCAGCCATTTCACCTTGTGGGGTCTGGAAACGGTCCCGGGTCCAGATGCCAAAGTGCATAGGGCCCTAGGTTGGCCCAGCCTCGCAGCAGCG ATTCACGCCCAGGTCCCTGAGGACTGA
- the Kat5 gene encoding histone acetyltransferase KAT5 isoform X1, with translation MAEVVSPVPGAGRREPGEVGRARGPPVADPGAALSPQGEIIEGCRLPVLRRNQDNEDEWPLAEILSVKDISGRKLFYVHYIDFNKRLDEWVTHERLDLKKIQFPKKEAKTPTKNGLPGSRPGSPEREVPASAQASGKTLPIPVQITLRFNLPKEREAIPGGEPDQPLSSSSCLQPNHRSTKRKVEVVSPATPVPSETAPASVFPQNGSARRAVAAQPGRKRKSNCLGTDEDSQDSSDGIPSAPRMTGSLVSDRSHDDIVTRMKNIECIELGRHRLKPWYFSPYPQELTTLPVLYLCEFCLKYGRSLKCLQRHLTKCDLRHPPGNEIYRKGTISFFEIDGRKNKSYSQNLCLLAKCFLDHKTLYYDTDPFLFYVMTEYDCKGFHIVGYFSKEKESTEDYNVACILTLPPYQRRGYGKLLIEFSYELSKVEGKTGTPEKPLSDLGLLSYRSYWSQTILEILMGLKSESGERPQITINEISEITSIKKEDVISTLQYLNLINYYKGQYILTLSEDIVDGHERAMLKRLLRIDSKCLHFTPKDWSKRGKW, from the exons atggcgGAGGTGGTGAGTCCGGTGCCCGGGGCGGGGCGGAGGGAGCCAGGGGAGGTGGGTAGAGCCCGAGGCCCCCCAGTAGCCGACCCTGGCGCCGCGCTGTCTCCCCAGGGGGAGATAATCGAGGGCTGCCGCCTGCCCGTGCTGCGGCGCAACCAGGACAACGAAGATGAGTGGC CCCTGGCTGAGATCCTGAGCGTGAAGGACATCAGTGGCCGGAAGCTCTTCTATGTCCATTACATTGACT TCAACAAACGTCTGGATGAATGGGTGACTCACGAGCGGCTGGACTTAAAGAAGATCCAGTTTCCCAAGAAAGAGGCCAAGACACCTACCAAGAACGGACTTCCTGGGTCCCGCCCCGGCTCTCCCGAAAGAGAGGTG CCGGCCTCCGCCCAGGCCAGCGGGAAGACCTTGCCAATCCCGGTCCAGATCACACTCCGCTTCAACCTGCCCAAGGAGCGGGAGGCCATCCCAGGTGGCGAGCCTGACCAGCCgctctcctccagctcctgcctgcaaCCCAACCACCGCTCAACG AAACGGAAGGTGGAGGTGGTTTCACCAGCAACCCCAGTGCCCAGCGAGACAGCCCCAGCCTCGGTTTTCCCTCAG AATGGATCAGCCCGCAGGGCAGTGGCAGCCCAGCCTGGACGGAAGCGGAAATCTAATTGCTTGGGCACTGATGAG GATTCTCAGGACAGCTCAGATGGAATACCGTCAGCACCACGCATGACTGGCAGTCTGGTGTCTGACCGGAGCCACGACGACATTGTCACCCGGATGAAGAACATTGAGTGTATTGAGCTTGGCCGGCACCGCCTCAAGCCGTGGTACTTCTCCCCGTACCCACAAGAGCTTACCACGCTACCTGTCCTCTACTTGTGCGAATTTTGCCTCAAATATGGCCGTAGCCTCAAGTGTCTGCAACGCCACTTG ACCAAATGTGATCTTCGGCACCCTCCAGGCAATGAAATTTACCGCAAGGGCACCATCTCCTTTTTTGAGATTGATGGACGGAAAAACAAG AGCTACTCACAAAACCTGTGTCTTCTGGCCAAGTGTTTCCTGGACCACAAAACACTGTACTATGACACAGACCCTTTCCTCTTCTATGTAATGACGGAGTATGACTGCAAAGGCTTCCACATCGTAGGCTACTTCTCCAAG GAGAAAGAATCCACAGAAGATTACAATGTGGCCTGCatcttgactctgcctccctatCAGCGCCGGGGCTACGGCAAGCTGCTTATTGAGTTCA GCTATGAACTCTCGAAAGTAGAAGGGAAAACAGGAACTCCTGAGAAACCCCTGTCAGACCTTGGCCTCCTATCCTACCGAAGTTACTGGTCCCAAACCATCTTGGAGATCCTGATGGGGCTGAAGTCGGAGAGCGGGGAGAGGCCACAGATCACCATCAA tgagaTCAGTGAAATCACTAGTATCAAGAAAGAAGATGTCATCTCCACACTGCAATATCTCAATCTCATCAATTACTACAAG GGCCAGTATATCCTAACTCTGTCTGAAGACATCGTGGATGGGCATGAGCGGGCTATGCTGAAGCGGCTCCTTCGGATTGACTCCAAGTGTCTGCACTTCACTCCCAAAGACTGGAGCAAGAGAGGAAAGTGGTGA
- the Kat5 gene encoding histone acetyltransferase KAT5 isoform X2 has translation MAEVGEIIEGCRLPVLRRNQDNEDEWPLAEILSVKDISGRKLFYVHYIDFNKRLDEWVTHERLDLKKIQFPKKEAKTPTKNGLPGSRPGSPEREVPASAQASGKTLPIPVQITLRFNLPKEREAIPGGEPDQPLSSSSCLQPNHRSTKRKVEVVSPATPVPSETAPASVFPQNGSARRAVAAQPGRKRKSNCLGTDEDSQDSSDGIPSAPRMTGSLVSDRSHDDIVTRMKNIECIELGRHRLKPWYFSPYPQELTTLPVLYLCEFCLKYGRSLKCLQRHLTKCDLRHPPGNEIYRKGTISFFEIDGRKNKSYSQNLCLLAKCFLDHKTLYYDTDPFLFYVMTEYDCKGFHIVGYFSKEKESTEDYNVACILTLPPYQRRGYGKLLIEFSYELSKVEGKTGTPEKPLSDLGLLSYRSYWSQTILEILMGLKSESGERPQITINEISEITSIKKEDVISTLQYLNLINYYKGQYILTLSEDIVDGHERAMLKRLLRIDSKCLHFTPKDWSKRGKW, from the exons atggcgGAGGTG GGGGAGATAATCGAGGGCTGCCGCCTGCCCGTGCTGCGGCGCAACCAGGACAACGAAGATGAGTGGC CCCTGGCTGAGATCCTGAGCGTGAAGGACATCAGTGGCCGGAAGCTCTTCTATGTCCATTACATTGACT TCAACAAACGTCTGGATGAATGGGTGACTCACGAGCGGCTGGACTTAAAGAAGATCCAGTTTCCCAAGAAAGAGGCCAAGACACCTACCAAGAACGGACTTCCTGGGTCCCGCCCCGGCTCTCCCGAAAGAGAGGTG CCGGCCTCCGCCCAGGCCAGCGGGAAGACCTTGCCAATCCCGGTCCAGATCACACTCCGCTTCAACCTGCCCAAGGAGCGGGAGGCCATCCCAGGTGGCGAGCCTGACCAGCCgctctcctccagctcctgcctgcaaCCCAACCACCGCTCAACG AAACGGAAGGTGGAGGTGGTTTCACCAGCAACCCCAGTGCCCAGCGAGACAGCCCCAGCCTCGGTTTTCCCTCAG AATGGATCAGCCCGCAGGGCAGTGGCAGCCCAGCCTGGACGGAAGCGGAAATCTAATTGCTTGGGCACTGATGAG GATTCTCAGGACAGCTCAGATGGAATACCGTCAGCACCACGCATGACTGGCAGTCTGGTGTCTGACCGGAGCCACGACGACATTGTCACCCGGATGAAGAACATTGAGTGTATTGAGCTTGGCCGGCACCGCCTCAAGCCGTGGTACTTCTCCCCGTACCCACAAGAGCTTACCACGCTACCTGTCCTCTACTTGTGCGAATTTTGCCTCAAATATGGCCGTAGCCTCAAGTGTCTGCAACGCCACTTG ACCAAATGTGATCTTCGGCACCCTCCAGGCAATGAAATTTACCGCAAGGGCACCATCTCCTTTTTTGAGATTGATGGACGGAAAAACAAG AGCTACTCACAAAACCTGTGTCTTCTGGCCAAGTGTTTCCTGGACCACAAAACACTGTACTATGACACAGACCCTTTCCTCTTCTATGTAATGACGGAGTATGACTGCAAAGGCTTCCACATCGTAGGCTACTTCTCCAAG GAGAAAGAATCCACAGAAGATTACAATGTGGCCTGCatcttgactctgcctccctatCAGCGCCGGGGCTACGGCAAGCTGCTTATTGAGTTCA GCTATGAACTCTCGAAAGTAGAAGGGAAAACAGGAACTCCTGAGAAACCCCTGTCAGACCTTGGCCTCCTATCCTACCGAAGTTACTGGTCCCAAACCATCTTGGAGATCCTGATGGGGCTGAAGTCGGAGAGCGGGGAGAGGCCACAGATCACCATCAA tgagaTCAGTGAAATCACTAGTATCAAGAAAGAAGATGTCATCTCCACACTGCAATATCTCAATCTCATCAATTACTACAAG GGCCAGTATATCCTAACTCTGTCTGAAGACATCGTGGATGGGCATGAGCGGGCTATGCTGAAGCGGCTCCTTCGGATTGACTCCAAGTGTCTGCACTTCACTCCCAAAGACTGGAGCAAGAGAGGAAAGTGGTGA
- the Kat5 gene encoding histone acetyltransferase KAT5 isoform X4 → MAEVGEIIEGCRLPVLRRNQDNEDEWPLAEILSVKDISGRKLFYVHYIDFNKRLDEWVTHERLDLKKIQFPKKEAKTPTKNGLPGSRPGSPEREVKRKVEVVSPATPVPSETAPASVFPQNGSARRAVAAQPGRKRKSNCLGTDEDSQDSSDGIPSAPRMTGSLVSDRSHDDIVTRMKNIECIELGRHRLKPWYFSPYPQELTTLPVLYLCEFCLKYGRSLKCLQRHLTKCDLRHPPGNEIYRKGTISFFEIDGRKNKSYSQNLCLLAKCFLDHKTLYYDTDPFLFYVMTEYDCKGFHIVGYFSKEKESTEDYNVACILTLPPYQRRGYGKLLIEFSYELSKVEGKTGTPEKPLSDLGLLSYRSYWSQTILEILMGLKSESGERPQITINEISEITSIKKEDVISTLQYLNLINYYKGQYILTLSEDIVDGHERAMLKRLLRIDSKCLHFTPKDWSKRGKW, encoded by the exons atggcgGAGGTG GGGGAGATAATCGAGGGCTGCCGCCTGCCCGTGCTGCGGCGCAACCAGGACAACGAAGATGAGTGGC CCCTGGCTGAGATCCTGAGCGTGAAGGACATCAGTGGCCGGAAGCTCTTCTATGTCCATTACATTGACT TCAACAAACGTCTGGATGAATGGGTGACTCACGAGCGGCTGGACTTAAAGAAGATCCAGTTTCCCAAGAAAGAGGCCAAGACACCTACCAAGAACGGACTTCCTGGGTCCCGCCCCGGCTCTCCCGAAAGAGAGGTG AAACGGAAGGTGGAGGTGGTTTCACCAGCAACCCCAGTGCCCAGCGAGACAGCCCCAGCCTCGGTTTTCCCTCAG AATGGATCAGCCCGCAGGGCAGTGGCAGCCCAGCCTGGACGGAAGCGGAAATCTAATTGCTTGGGCACTGATGAG GATTCTCAGGACAGCTCAGATGGAATACCGTCAGCACCACGCATGACTGGCAGTCTGGTGTCTGACCGGAGCCACGACGACATTGTCACCCGGATGAAGAACATTGAGTGTATTGAGCTTGGCCGGCACCGCCTCAAGCCGTGGTACTTCTCCCCGTACCCACAAGAGCTTACCACGCTACCTGTCCTCTACTTGTGCGAATTTTGCCTCAAATATGGCCGTAGCCTCAAGTGTCTGCAACGCCACTTG ACCAAATGTGATCTTCGGCACCCTCCAGGCAATGAAATTTACCGCAAGGGCACCATCTCCTTTTTTGAGATTGATGGACGGAAAAACAAG AGCTACTCACAAAACCTGTGTCTTCTGGCCAAGTGTTTCCTGGACCACAAAACACTGTACTATGACACAGACCCTTTCCTCTTCTATGTAATGACGGAGTATGACTGCAAAGGCTTCCACATCGTAGGCTACTTCTCCAAG GAGAAAGAATCCACAGAAGATTACAATGTGGCCTGCatcttgactctgcctccctatCAGCGCCGGGGCTACGGCAAGCTGCTTATTGAGTTCA GCTATGAACTCTCGAAAGTAGAAGGGAAAACAGGAACTCCTGAGAAACCCCTGTCAGACCTTGGCCTCCTATCCTACCGAAGTTACTGGTCCCAAACCATCTTGGAGATCCTGATGGGGCTGAAGTCGGAGAGCGGGGAGAGGCCACAGATCACCATCAA tgagaTCAGTGAAATCACTAGTATCAAGAAAGAAGATGTCATCTCCACACTGCAATATCTCAATCTCATCAATTACTACAAG GGCCAGTATATCCTAACTCTGTCTGAAGACATCGTGGATGGGCATGAGCGGGCTATGCTGAAGCGGCTCCTTCGGATTGACTCCAAGTGTCTGCACTTCACTCCCAAAGACTGGAGCAAGAGAGGAAAGTGGTGA
- the Kat5 gene encoding histone acetyltransferase KAT5 isoform X3 — translation MAEVVSPVPGAGRREPGEVGRARGPPVADPGAALSPQGEIIEGCRLPVLRRNQDNEDEWPLAEILSVKDISGRKLFYVHYIDFNKRLDEWVTHERLDLKKIQFPKKEAKTPTKNGLPGSRPGSPEREVKRKVEVVSPATPVPSETAPASVFPQNGSARRAVAAQPGRKRKSNCLGTDEDSQDSSDGIPSAPRMTGSLVSDRSHDDIVTRMKNIECIELGRHRLKPWYFSPYPQELTTLPVLYLCEFCLKYGRSLKCLQRHLTKCDLRHPPGNEIYRKGTISFFEIDGRKNKSYSQNLCLLAKCFLDHKTLYYDTDPFLFYVMTEYDCKGFHIVGYFSKEKESTEDYNVACILTLPPYQRRGYGKLLIEFSYELSKVEGKTGTPEKPLSDLGLLSYRSYWSQTILEILMGLKSESGERPQITINEISEITSIKKEDVISTLQYLNLINYYKGQYILTLSEDIVDGHERAMLKRLLRIDSKCLHFTPKDWSKRGKW, via the exons atggcgGAGGTGGTGAGTCCGGTGCCCGGGGCGGGGCGGAGGGAGCCAGGGGAGGTGGGTAGAGCCCGAGGCCCCCCAGTAGCCGACCCTGGCGCCGCGCTGTCTCCCCAGGGGGAGATAATCGAGGGCTGCCGCCTGCCCGTGCTGCGGCGCAACCAGGACAACGAAGATGAGTGGC CCCTGGCTGAGATCCTGAGCGTGAAGGACATCAGTGGCCGGAAGCTCTTCTATGTCCATTACATTGACT TCAACAAACGTCTGGATGAATGGGTGACTCACGAGCGGCTGGACTTAAAGAAGATCCAGTTTCCCAAGAAAGAGGCCAAGACACCTACCAAGAACGGACTTCCTGGGTCCCGCCCCGGCTCTCCCGAAAGAGAGGTG AAACGGAAGGTGGAGGTGGTTTCACCAGCAACCCCAGTGCCCAGCGAGACAGCCCCAGCCTCGGTTTTCCCTCAG AATGGATCAGCCCGCAGGGCAGTGGCAGCCCAGCCTGGACGGAAGCGGAAATCTAATTGCTTGGGCACTGATGAG GATTCTCAGGACAGCTCAGATGGAATACCGTCAGCACCACGCATGACTGGCAGTCTGGTGTCTGACCGGAGCCACGACGACATTGTCACCCGGATGAAGAACATTGAGTGTATTGAGCTTGGCCGGCACCGCCTCAAGCCGTGGTACTTCTCCCCGTACCCACAAGAGCTTACCACGCTACCTGTCCTCTACTTGTGCGAATTTTGCCTCAAATATGGCCGTAGCCTCAAGTGTCTGCAACGCCACTTG ACCAAATGTGATCTTCGGCACCCTCCAGGCAATGAAATTTACCGCAAGGGCACCATCTCCTTTTTTGAGATTGATGGACGGAAAAACAAG AGCTACTCACAAAACCTGTGTCTTCTGGCCAAGTGTTTCCTGGACCACAAAACACTGTACTATGACACAGACCCTTTCCTCTTCTATGTAATGACGGAGTATGACTGCAAAGGCTTCCACATCGTAGGCTACTTCTCCAAG GAGAAAGAATCCACAGAAGATTACAATGTGGCCTGCatcttgactctgcctccctatCAGCGCCGGGGCTACGGCAAGCTGCTTATTGAGTTCA GCTATGAACTCTCGAAAGTAGAAGGGAAAACAGGAACTCCTGAGAAACCCCTGTCAGACCTTGGCCTCCTATCCTACCGAAGTTACTGGTCCCAAACCATCTTGGAGATCCTGATGGGGCTGAAGTCGGAGAGCGGGGAGAGGCCACAGATCACCATCAA tgagaTCAGTGAAATCACTAGTATCAAGAAAGAAGATGTCATCTCCACACTGCAATATCTCAATCTCATCAATTACTACAAG GGCCAGTATATCCTAACTCTGTCTGAAGACATCGTGGATGGGCATGAGCGGGCTATGCTGAAGCGGCTCCTTCGGATTGACTCCAAGTGTCTGCACTTCACTCCCAAAGACTGGAGCAAGAGAGGAAAGTGGTGA